In one window of Deltaproteobacteria bacterium DNA:
- a CDS encoding 2-oxo acid dehydrogenase subunit E2 → MATNVIMPSLGFDMTEGQLARWLKNEGDPVEKGQAIAEIETEKATVEIEAASSGILTRIFVQAGETVPVGTVIGVIAATGEEVAAVPAPPAPPPSAPVPEAGEGPASSEARVKASPVARKMAEEAGLDLSRIKGTGPGGRVLERDVQAATAAKSAPEPSGVPAGPAPGATVPLSRMRKTIARRMTESKTMAPHFYITVEITMDDAMKMREQLNRLAPEAERISVNDLIVAAAARTLARFPALNASYREGNLEMHSQVNIGIVVALEDGLIPPVLRDADKKTLKRIAAESRALTERARTNKLRSDDLGGGTFTVSNLGMFDVDEFIAIINPPEAAILAVGAVTLRPVAAAGEVRIASLVKATLSVDHRVADGAQAGRFMQEFKKLLENPVALLTD, encoded by the coding sequence ATGGCCACCAACGTCATCATGCCCTCCTTGGGCTTCGACATGACCGAGGGGCAGCTCGCGCGCTGGCTGAAAAACGAAGGCGATCCGGTGGAAAAAGGCCAGGCCATCGCCGAAATCGAGACGGAAAAGGCGACCGTCGAGATCGAGGCGGCATCCTCGGGGATCCTGACGAGAATCTTCGTGCAGGCCGGTGAGACGGTGCCGGTCGGCACGGTGATCGGCGTCATCGCCGCGACAGGCGAAGAGGTCGCGGCGGTGCCGGCGCCACCGGCGCCTCCTCCGTCGGCTCCCGTCCCCGAAGCCGGGGAGGGGCCCGCTTCGTCCGAGGCGCGGGTCAAAGCGTCCCCCGTCGCACGGAAGATGGCCGAGGAAGCCGGGCTCGATCTGTCCCGGATCAAGGGCACCGGCCCCGGGGGCCGAGTGTTGGAACGCGACGTTCAGGCGGCGACCGCGGCCAAGTCTGCGCCGGAGCCTTCCGGCGTCCCGGCGGGCCCTGCTCCCGGCGCGACCGTGCCCCTGAGCCGGATGCGCAAAACGATCGCGCGGCGGATGACCGAGAGCAAGACGATGGCGCCGCACTTCTACATCACCGTCGAAATCACCATGGACGATGCGATGAAGATGCGCGAGCAGTTGAACCGTCTTGCGCCGGAGGCGGAAAGGATATCCGTCAACGACCTGATCGTCGCGGCCGCGGCCAGGACGCTCGCCCGGTTTCCGGCCTTGAACGCATCCTATCGCGAGGGCAACCTGGAGATGCACTCCCAGGTCAACATCGGCATCGTGGTGGCGCTGGAAGACGGGCTCATCCCGCCGGTCCTCCGCGACGCCGACAAAAAAACGCTGAAAAGGATTGCGGCCGAGTCCAGGGCCCTGACCGAGCGCGCGCGAACGAACAAGCTGCGTTCCGACGACCTCGGGGGCGGCACGTTCACCGTTTCGAACCTGGGGATGTTCGATGTCGACGAATTCATCGCCATCATCAACCCGCCCGAGGCGGCCATCCTTGCGGTGGGCGCCGTGACCCTGCGCCCGGTTGCGGCGGCCGGCGAGGTCAGGATCGCCTCGCTCGTGAAAGCCACGTTGTCGGTGGACCATCGAGTGGCCGACGGCGCGCAGGCCGGCCGCTTCATGCAGGAGTTCAAAAAACTGCTGGAGAACCCCGTCGCCCTCTTGACCGATTAG
- a CDS encoding zinc-dependent alcohol dehydrogenase family protein, translating into MARIVRFHQTGGPEVLRIEEEPPSPPGEGEVRITVKAIGLNRADCLFRQGSYLETPTFPSRLGYEAAGTVEAVGAGVTGLNVGDRVNTLPAFSMGKHGVYGDSVVVPSHAVSLFPGNLSFEEGASIWVAYLTSYGALVEHGGLRKGQYVLITAASSSVGFSAIQVVRAAGGVSIATTRKPEKSGALRQAGADHVIVTGKEDLAARVMEITGGRGADLIFDPVAGRSMEALAAAAAQGATIFVYGVLSMKPTVFPLETALKKGLSLRGYTLFEIVSVPERMERARQYIFDGLKSGALWPVIDRIFPLESVVEAHRYMESNQQNGKIVITV; encoded by the coding sequence ATGGCGAGAATTGTACGTTTTCACCAGACCGGCGGGCCCGAGGTGCTCCGGATCGAGGAGGAGCCGCCGTCGCCGCCCGGGGAAGGCGAGGTCCGGATCACCGTCAAGGCCATCGGCCTGAACCGCGCGGATTGCCTTTTCAGGCAAGGATCGTATCTCGAAACCCCGACCTTCCCTTCCCGCCTCGGGTACGAGGCGGCGGGGACCGTCGAGGCCGTCGGGGCGGGCGTCACCGGCCTGAACGTCGGGGACCGCGTCAACACGCTTCCCGCCTTTTCCATGGGGAAGCACGGAGTCTACGGGGATTCCGTCGTCGTCCCGTCCCATGCCGTGTCGTTGTTCCCGGGAAATCTCTCGTTCGAGGAAGGGGCCTCCATCTGGGTAGCGTACCTGACCTCCTACGGCGCCCTCGTGGAGCACGGCGGACTCCGGAAGGGACAGTACGTGCTGATCACCGCGGCCAGCAGCAGCGTCGGCTTCTCCGCCATCCAGGTCGTCCGCGCCGCCGGGGGCGTCTCCATCGCCACCACCCGGAAACCGGAAAAATCCGGGGCGCTGCGACAGGCCGGGGCCGATCACGTGATCGTCACCGGCAAGGAGGACCTCGCGGCGCGGGTGATGGAGATCACGGGGGGCCGGGGGGCCGACCTGATCTTCGACCCGGTCGCCGGACGTTCCATGGAGGCCCTGGCCGCCGCCGCCGCGCAGGGGGCCACCATCTTCGTATACGGTGTGCTGAGCATGAAGCCCACCGTGTTCCCGCTGGAGACGGCGCTGAAGAAAGGCCTGAGCCTCCGGGGGTACACCCTGTTCGAGATCGTGTCGGTGCCGGAGCGCATGGAGCGGGCGAGGCAATATATCTTCGACGGGCTGAAGTCGGGGGCGCTCTGGCCGGTCATCGACCGGATCTTCCCGCTCGAAAGCGTCGTCGAGGCCCACCGCTACATGGAATCCAACCAGCAGAACGGAAAAATCGTCATCACGGTGTGA
- a CDS encoding ATP-binding cassette domain-containing protein — protein sequence MALLSLRDIRVAFGGPSLLDGASLQIEPGDRICLLGRNGTGKSTLLKVVNGEIAPDEGEIVRQQGVKAALVPQEIPPGLSGTVREVVSGGPGRTAEKAISRLGLFPGADFGTLSGGMQRRVLIARALARESDILLLDEPTNHLDIDAIAWLENFLLREARTLLFVTHDRMFLRKLATRIVELDRGRLRDWACDYDTYLERREADLTAESAQRARFDKRLAEEETWIRRGVKARGTRNEGRVRALERMREERRARREQMGTVRMQAQRAVPSGRLVVEARGVEVGYGDRPVIRDFSTTILRGDRVGIIGPNGSGKTTLLRVLLGELSPRIGTVRLGTRLTVAYSDQLREGLDEEKTVAENLGDGSDTVTVNGRSRHVIGYLQDVLFSPDRARSPVRVLSGGERNRLQLAKLFTKPFNLLVLDEPTNDLDIETLDLLEDLLMEYTGTLLLVSHDRAFLNNVVTSTLVIDANGTVAEYVGGYDDWLKQRGEGVPPGTGTTPSLREKPRPKREGPRKLSFKERRERSELPGRIRDAETGIAALEAERDELQRSMADPAFYRQDGARVAQGRARLEAVQTGIEEAYRRWESLEAALRELEAIEAKL from the coding sequence ATGGCGCTGTTGAGCTTGCGGGACATCCGGGTTGCCTTCGGCGGACCGTCGCTGCTCGATGGGGCGAGCCTGCAGATCGAGCCGGGGGATCGGATCTGCCTCCTGGGCCGGAACGGGACGGGAAAATCCACCCTGCTGAAGGTCGTGAACGGAGAGATCGCGCCGGACGAAGGCGAGATCGTTCGGCAGCAGGGGGTCAAGGCCGCCCTCGTCCCTCAGGAGATCCCACCCGGTCTTTCGGGGACCGTGCGCGAAGTCGTTTCCGGCGGTCCCGGGAGAACGGCGGAGAAGGCGATCTCCCGCCTGGGACTTTTTCCGGGCGCCGATTTCGGGACCCTTTCCGGGGGGATGCAGCGCCGGGTGCTGATCGCACGGGCGCTTGCCCGGGAGTCGGACATCCTCCTTCTCGACGAGCCCACCAACCACCTGGACATCGACGCCATCGCCTGGCTCGAGAATTTTCTCCTCCGGGAGGCGCGGACACTTCTCTTCGTCACGCACGACCGGATGTTCCTCCGGAAACTGGCGACGCGGATCGTGGAGCTCGACCGCGGGAGACTCCGCGACTGGGCGTGCGATTACGACACGTACCTCGAGCGCCGGGAGGCGGACCTTACGGCCGAAAGCGCGCAGCGGGCGCGTTTCGACAAGAGGCTCGCGGAGGAGGAGACGTGGATCCGCCGGGGCGTGAAGGCGAGGGGCACCCGGAACGAGGGGCGGGTACGCGCGCTGGAGAGGATGCGCGAGGAGCGGCGGGCTCGGAGGGAGCAGATGGGCACGGTGCGGATGCAGGCACAACGTGCCGTCCCCTCCGGCAGGCTCGTCGTCGAGGCCCGGGGGGTGGAGGTCGGTTATGGCGATCGTCCCGTGATCCGGGACTTCTCGACCACGATCCTCCGGGGCGACCGGGTGGGGATCATCGGACCGAACGGGTCGGGGAAGACGACCCTGCTGCGCGTCCTCCTGGGGGAATTGTCACCCCGGATCGGCACGGTGCGGCTCGGGACCCGACTGACCGTCGCGTATTCCGACCAGCTCCGCGAGGGCCTCGACGAAGAGAAGACCGTGGCGGAGAACCTCGGGGACGGGAGCGACACCGTCACCGTCAACGGCCGGTCGCGGCACGTGATCGGCTACCTCCAGGATGTCCTCTTCTCCCCCGACCGGGCCAGAAGCCCTGTTCGGGTGCTTTCCGGGGGGGAACGGAACCGCCTGCAGCTGGCGAAGCTCTTCACCAAACCGTTCAACCTCCTGGTCCTCGACGAACCGACGAACGACCTGGACATCGAGACCCTGGACCTGCTGGAAGACCTCCTCATGGAGTATACGGGCACCCTCCTCCTCGTGAGCCACGACCGGGCGTTCCTGAACAACGTGGTGACCAGCACCCTGGTGATCGATGCGAACGGGACGGTGGCCGAATACGTCGGGGGGTACGACGACTGGTTGAAGCAGCGGGGAGAAGGCGTTCCCCCCGGAACGGGAACGACCCCTTCCCTGCGGGAAAAACCGCGCCCGAAGCGTGAAGGGCCGCGCAAGCTGAGCTTCAAGGAGCGGCGGGAACGTTCGGAGCTTCCGGGGCGGATCCGGGATGCGGAGACGGGGATCGCGGCCCTCGAGGCGGAGCGGGACGAACTGCAACGCTCCATGGCCGACCCGGCGTTCTACCGCCAGGACGGGGCACGCGTCGCGCAAGGCCGGGCCCGCCTGGAAGCGGTGCAGACCGGGATCGAGGAGGCGTACCGCCGCTGGGAATCCCTGGAGGCGGCACTCAGGGAACTCGAGGCGATCGAAGCGAAACTTTGA
- a CDS encoding homoserine O-acetyltransferase, with product MEAKRFTFAEPPHEMSLDIGGTLGPITLAYETYGKLNREKSNAVLVQHAFSGNAHAAGFLPGQDPSKEKPGWWDFLIGPGRALDTEKYFVICSNVIGSCYGSTGPSSVDPKTGRPYGLSFPVVTIGDMVRAQAHLLDHLGIERLLTIIGGSMGGMQALQWAVDYPDRVASAIPIATTSRHSPQQIAFNHVGRAAILADPEFHEGDYYGWRTVPERGLSVARMVGFITYLSDRKMHEKFGRMKQLAAAKGSGRQGKWAEGTIGQHSAVEFSVEGYLKHQGEVFVFDRRFDANSYLCITKAIDIFDLSASSGRLAKAFGNVKSKFLIISFDTDWLYPTYQSQEIRNAILQNGLAVACLELSTIHGHDAFLIENEKPPEGGKPGVKNKMIQVVGDFLGNVAARP from the coding sequence GTGGAAGCGAAGCGGTTCACCTTCGCCGAGCCGCCCCACGAGATGTCCCTCGACATCGGGGGGACGCTCGGGCCCATCACGCTCGCCTACGAGACGTACGGGAAGCTCAACCGGGAGAAGAGCAACGCCGTCCTGGTGCAGCACGCCTTCTCCGGGAACGCCCACGCGGCGGGTTTCCTTCCGGGGCAGGACCCGTCGAAGGAGAAGCCGGGGTGGTGGGACTTCCTGATCGGCCCGGGCCGCGCACTGGACACGGAGAAATATTTCGTCATCTGCTCGAACGTGATCGGATCGTGCTACGGCAGCACGGGGCCGTCCTCGGTCGACCCGAAAACGGGAAGGCCGTACGGGCTGTCGTTCCCCGTCGTGACGATCGGCGACATGGTGCGGGCGCAGGCGCATCTTCTCGACCACCTCGGCATCGAGCGTCTGCTGACGATCATCGGCGGCTCGATGGGGGGGATGCAGGCGCTTCAGTGGGCGGTCGACTACCCGGACCGCGTCGCGTCGGCCATCCCGATCGCGACGACTTCGCGCCACTCGCCGCAGCAGATCGCCTTCAACCACGTCGGCCGCGCGGCGATCCTCGCCGACCCCGAGTTCCACGAGGGCGACTACTACGGATGGAGGACCGTCCCGGAACGTGGCCTGTCCGTGGCGCGGATGGTGGGGTTCATCACCTACCTCTCGGACCGGAAGATGCACGAGAAGTTCGGCCGGATGAAGCAGCTCGCCGCGGCGAAGGGGAGCGGGCGGCAGGGGAAGTGGGCCGAGGGGACGATCGGGCAGCACTCCGCCGTCGAATTCTCGGTGGAAGGGTACCTGAAGCACCAGGGGGAAGTCTTCGTCTTCGACCGCCGGTTCGACGCCAACTCGTACCTGTGCATCACGAAGGCGATCGACATCTTCGATCTCTCCGCGTCTTCGGGACGGTTGGCGAAGGCGTTCGGGAACGTGAAGTCGAAGTTCCTGATCATCTCCTTCGACACCGACTGGCTCTACCCGACGTACCAGTCGCAGGAGATCCGCAACGCGATCCTTCAGAACGGACTCGCCGTGGCGTGCCTCGAGCTCTCGACGATCCACGGGCACGACGCGTTCCTCATCGAAAACGAGAAGCCCCCCGAGGGGGGCAAGCCCGGGGTGAAGAACAAGATGATCCAGGTGGTCGGGGATTTCCTCGGAAACGTCGCGGCGCGGCCGTGA
- a CDS encoding OmpA family protein, with translation MPKKIVLSVLVVLLAAGLSACSVMQGTYQKKVDEADTLTRRLAALQQKHDDLTAENAALKARNEGLFADLAGMTLQKDKLTTDLAYVTGQRDKAAGDKEELNRILQSKSDTLSQAIFELRRKVADLDAENAKLKAENARLVKAREEQVQKVSSTYENLLEKMKSEISKGQVTISELKGKLTVNMVDSILFDSGKAEVKKGGLEILGKVVSILKDVNDKSIRIEGHTDNVQISRALAQRYPTNWELSAARAINVARYLQGQGLDPGQLSAVAYGEWKPVATNDTEEGKARNRRIEIILVPKE, from the coding sequence ATGCCGAAAAAAATCGTCCTCTCGGTCTTGGTCGTGCTGCTGGCGGCAGGCCTGTCCGCCTGCTCGGTGATGCAGGGTACCTACCAGAAAAAGGTGGACGAGGCGGACACGCTCACGAGGCGCCTGGCCGCCCTGCAGCAGAAACACGACGACCTCACGGCGGAGAACGCCGCGCTCAAGGCCCGCAACGAGGGGCTCTTCGCCGACCTGGCGGGGATGACGCTCCAGAAGGACAAGCTGACCACCGACCTCGCCTACGTCACCGGCCAGCGGGACAAGGCCGCCGGGGACAAGGAGGAACTCAACAGGATCCTGCAGTCGAAATCCGACACCCTCTCGCAGGCCATCTTCGAGCTGCGCAGGAAGGTCGCCGACCTCGACGCGGAAAACGCGAAGCTCAAGGCCGAGAACGCCCGCTTGGTGAAGGCCAGGGAGGAGCAGGTCCAGAAGGTGAGCTCGACCTACGAGAACCTGCTCGAAAAGATGAAGTCGGAGATCTCGAAGGGGCAGGTGACGATCTCGGAGCTCAAGGGGAAGCTGACGGTGAACATGGTCGACTCGATCCTCTTCGACTCGGGGAAGGCCGAGGTCAAGAAGGGTGGGCTCGAAATCCTCGGGAAGGTCGTCTCGATCCTGAAGGACGTGAACGACAAGTCGATCCGGATCGAAGGGCACACGGACAACGTGCAGATCAGCCGGGCCCTCGCCCAGCGGTATCCGACGAACTGGGAGCTCTCCGCGGCGCGGGCGATCAACGTCGCGCGGTACCTGCAGGGCCAGGGGCTCGACCCCGGCCAGCTCTCGGCCGTCGCCTACGGGGAGTGGAAGCCGGTCGCCACCAACGACACGGAGGAGGGGAAGGCGAGAAACCGGAGGATCGAGATCATCCTTGTGCCGAAGGAGTAG
- a CDS encoding HD domain-containing protein, protein MIRKALLLKFLDAAYMQRWNDKIRPVELIELDKQAHKMIVAWFLARVEEDRGTPVNWTRIIEGGLFELFQRIVITDLKPQIFYKIKADTKKYRQLNEWVYGELRPLISPLGKAFCRRYQDHFLDPEDTVERRILTAAHFYATRWEFRIVERANPGGYEIDEIRADLDAKIAGFDDLKGMADLASERRFRNFIDLCGQLRFQSRWAHLHRIPKTSVLGHSLYVAILSYLFSLEIKACPRRCVNNYITGLFHDLPEVLTRDIISPVKRSVEGLSELIKGYEKERMDQEVYVLLPEGWHAEFAMYSEREFENFATVDGVLTTVSAADLQGKYNEDVYNPKDGELVKRADHLAAFVEAYAGIRNGSTSQDLQYARVKIGTQEAQAQYGGLNFGEIYSDFD, encoded by the coding sequence ATGATCCGGAAGGCGCTGCTGCTGAAGTTCCTCGACGCCGCCTACATGCAGCGGTGGAACGACAAGATCCGGCCGGTCGAGCTGATCGAGCTCGACAAGCAGGCGCACAAGATGATCGTCGCCTGGTTCCTCGCGCGGGTCGAGGAGGATCGCGGGACCCCGGTCAACTGGACCCGGATCATCGAGGGAGGGCTCTTCGAGCTCTTCCAGCGGATCGTGATCACGGACCTGAAACCGCAGATCTTCTACAAGATCAAGGCCGACACGAAGAAGTACCGGCAGTTGAACGAGTGGGTGTACGGGGAGCTGCGGCCCCTGATCTCGCCCCTCGGGAAGGCGTTCTGCCGGCGGTACCAGGACCACTTTCTCGATCCGGAGGACACGGTGGAGCGGCGGATCCTCACCGCCGCACACTTCTACGCGACCCGGTGGGAGTTCCGGATCGTCGAGCGGGCGAACCCCGGCGGGTACGAGATCGACGAGATCCGCGCGGATCTCGACGCGAAGATCGCCGGATTCGACGACCTGAAGGGGATGGCGGACCTCGCCTCGGAGCGCCGCTTCCGCAACTTCATCGACCTGTGCGGCCAGCTGAGGTTCCAGTCCCGCTGGGCGCACCTCCACCGGATCCCGAAGACCTCCGTTCTCGGCCACTCCCTCTACGTCGCGATCCTCTCCTACCTGTTTTCCCTCGAGATCAAGGCGTGCCCGCGGCGGTGCGTCAACAATTACATCACCGGACTGTTCCACGATCTGCCGGAGGTGCTTACCCGCGACATCATCTCCCCCGTGAAGCGGTCCGTGGAAGGGTTGAGCGAGCTGATCAAGGGGTATGAGAAGGAGCGGATGGACCAGGAGGTGTACGTGCTGCTCCCCGAGGGGTGGCACGCCGAGTTCGCGATGTACTCCGAGCGGGAGTTCGAGAACTTCGCCACGGTGGACGGGGTGCTCACCACGGTGTCGGCCGCCGACCTGCAGGGGAAGTACAACGAGGACGTCTACAACCCGAAGGACGGGGAGCTGGTCAAGCGCGCCGACCACCTCGCCGCCTTCGTCGAGGCGTATGCGGGGATCCGCAACGGCAGCACCAGCCAGGACCTTCAGTACGCGCGGGTCAAGATCGGAACCCAGGAGGCGCAGGCCCAGTACGGGGGGCTCAACTTCGGGGAGATCTACTCCGACTTCGACTGA
- a CDS encoding class II aldolase/adducin family protein — MRSLIAKYAGKMERDRSVVPGRVGIAAQDDVMLSEGAPDLSRLAADVLSRLSCLGVVAASPSLPFASYLLRRANSDVEAIVPLDTETRTFLHDIPIVRREELGGDPAGAIAALLSNRKGVIAEGVGIVASGPVTLEQAYIHYSSVFHAAFIKYLLDALQAGFVLPGEAEAFRGFRETFLRPLTAEGLSFRAGPLDDPEEVRSEIRAVGRYTVERGLVDSFFGNISCRVGETIFISQTAASLDELAGCIDPVPMDNRSTTGITASSELLAHRRIYEATGARAILHGHPKFAVAMSMLCEKIDCPVADCWKDCPDVRMLGDTPVVAGEIGAGGLAVRVPPVIGGPGKAIVYGHGVFTIGRDGFEEAFRSMVDVENRCREEYFRRLDARTWGESHQSKSE, encoded by the coding sequence GTGAGATCCCTGATCGCGAAATACGCGGGAAAGATGGAAAGGGACCGCTCGGTCGTCCCCGGGCGTGTCGGCATCGCCGCCCAGGACGACGTGATGCTCTCCGAAGGCGCCCCCGACCTGTCGCGCCTGGCCGCCGACGTCCTGTCACGGCTGTCGTGCCTGGGGGTCGTCGCCGCGTCGCCGTCCCTGCCCTTCGCTTCGTACCTGCTTCGCCGGGCGAACTCGGACGTGGAAGCGATCGTCCCCCTGGACACGGAGACCCGCACCTTCCTTCACGACATCCCGATCGTGCGGCGGGAGGAGCTCGGGGGGGACCCCGCGGGCGCGATCGCCGCGCTCCTTTCGAACCGGAAAGGGGTGATCGCCGAAGGCGTGGGGATCGTCGCGTCGGGGCCGGTGACGCTCGAGCAGGCGTACATCCACTACTCCAGCGTCTTCCACGCCGCCTTCATCAAGTACCTGCTGGATGCGCTGCAGGCGGGTTTTGTCCTGCCGGGAGAAGCGGAGGCGTTCCGGGGTTTCCGGGAGACGTTCCTCCGGCCCCTGACGGCGGAGGGGCTCTCCTTCCGCGCCGGCCCCCTCGACGATCCGGAAGAGGTTCGATCGGAGATCCGCGCCGTCGGCCGGTACACCGTCGAACGGGGGCTGGTCGACTCCTTCTTCGGAAACATCTCCTGCCGGGTCGGTGAGACGATCTTCATCTCCCAGACCGCGGCGTCCCTCGACGAACTCGCCGGATGCATCGACCCGGTCCCGATGGACAACCGGTCGACGACCGGGATCACCGCCTCCAGCGAACTACTCGCCCACCGCCGGATCTACGAGGCCACCGGAGCGCGGGCGATCCTGCACGGGCACCCGAAGTTCGCGGTCGCGATGAGCATGCTCTGCGAAAAGATCGATTGCCCGGTGGCCGATTGCTGGAAGGATTGCCCCGACGTCCGGATGCTCGGGGACACTCCCGTGGTGGCGGGGGAGATCGGCGCGGGGGGGCTGGCGGTGCGCGTTCCCCCGGTGATCGGCGGACCGGGAAAGGCGATCGTCTACGGCCACGGCGTCTTCACGATCGGGAGGGACGGGTTCGAAGAGGCGTTCCGTTCGATGGTCGACGTCGAGAACCGGTGCCGCGAGGAGTATTTCCGCCGGCTCGACGCCCGCACATGGGGCGAAAGCCATCAGTCGAAGTCGGAGTAG